One Hordeum vulgare subsp. vulgare chromosome 4H, MorexV3_pseudomolecules_assembly, whole genome shotgun sequence DNA window includes the following coding sequences:
- the LOC123448169 gene encoding uridine kinase-like protein 1, chloroplastic: MPDKAVDDAMESAVGAHFSGFRLEALRLPAPSGPSSPPSASSSSAAAGAAAALSNGPAGADLASPSSLRQPFVIGVSGGTASGKTTVCDMIIQQLHDHRVVLGNQDSFYRGLTAEESASAQDYNFDYPDAFDTEQLLECMGQLKRALPVNVPIYDFKNHRRCSDSRPCGAAPR, translated from the exons ATGCCGGACAAGGCGGTGGACGACGCCATGGAGTCAGCGGTGGGGGCCCACTTCAGCGGCTTCCGCCTCGAGGCGCTGCGCCTCCCCGCCCCCTCCgggccctcctcccctccctccgcctcctcctcctccgccgccgccggcgccgcaGCGGCCCTCTCCAACGGGCCCGCCGGCGCCGACctcgcctccccctcctccctcagGCAGCCCTTCGTCATCG GGGTTTCGGGCGGGACGGCCTCCGGGAAGACCACGGTGTGCGACATGATCATCCAGCAGCTCCACGACCACCGCGTCGTGCTCGGCAACCAG GACTCGTTCTACCGTGGCTTAACTGCTGAGGAATCTGCAAGTGCTCAGGACTACAATTTCGATTATCCTG ATGCATTTGATACGGAGCAACTTCTTGAATGCATGGGGCAGTTAAAACGTGCGTTACCTGTAAATGTTCCTATATATGACTTCAAAAATCACCGAAGATGCTCAGATAGCCGTCCTTGTGGAGCTGCGCCCAGATAG